The following coding sequences are from one Polynucleobacter sp. JS-JIR-II-50 window:
- a CDS encoding MaoC family dehydratase N-terminal domain-containing protein has protein sequence MELMRIEPQTITHLQEWLGKTESLQDTVTVAPVRALSATLDRDDAAPSKGTFLPELWHWLYFLPHARESEIGPDGHPKRGGFLPPVPLPRRMWAGSRIEWLKPLSVGDEIERVSTIESVTHKAGRTGDLIFVLVNHKISNQNGLAIIEEHDIVYRDAPGPDDKPVAPTPAPTDAQWSKTITPDDVLLFRYSALTFNGHRIHYDRKYVTEVEGYPGLIVHGPLIATLLVDLVRQSIPGCKLKSFEFRAIRPTFDINIFKVNAKPELEKDPSGKTISIWAEDHEGWLTMQATAVLA, from the coding sequence ATGGAACTTATGCGAATCGAACCTCAAACTATCACCCACCTGCAAGAATGGCTTGGTAAAACCGAGTCTCTGCAAGACACTGTCACAGTAGCCCCCGTGCGCGCACTATCCGCAACCTTGGATCGCGATGATGCCGCCCCAAGTAAGGGTACTTTCTTGCCTGAGCTGTGGCACTGGTTGTATTTTCTACCTCACGCTCGTGAATCCGAAATCGGACCTGATGGTCATCCAAAACGTGGCGGCTTTCTTCCGCCAGTTCCACTGCCGCGTCGTATGTGGGCAGGTAGCCGCATTGAATGGTTAAAACCACTTAGTGTTGGCGATGAAATTGAACGCGTTTCCACGATTGAATCCGTCACGCATAAAGCAGGTCGCACTGGCGATTTAATTTTCGTGTTGGTCAATCACAAAATCTCCAATCAGAACGGTCTAGCAATTATTGAAGAGCATGACATTGTGTATCGCGATGCACCAGGGCCAGACGATAAGCCTGTTGCCCCCACCCCCGCACCTACGGATGCTCAGTGGAGCAAAACGATTACGCCAGATGATGTACTTCTGTTTCGTTATTCAGCGCTGACTTTTAATGGTCACCGCATTCACTACGATCGTAAATATGTCACTGAGGTTGAAGGCTACCCCGGTTTAATAGTGCACGGCCCTTTGATTGCGACTCTATTAGTTGATCTAGTGCGCCAGAGCATTCCAGGATGCAAACTTAAGAGTTTTGAGTTCCGCGCGATTCGCCCTACGTTTGATATCAATATCTTTAAAGTCAATGCTAAGCCTGAGCTAGAAAAAGATCCGAGTGGAAAAACCATTTCCATTTGGGCTGAGGATCATGAAGGCTGGCTCACTATGCAAGCAACCGCTGTTCTAGCCTAA
- a CDS encoding MmgE/PrpD family protein, which produces MTTQHLSRELASFAANLQVADIPSDVMNRAEDLLVDWFGSTIAGKGSRPVELITQFAQNMSGFDATHAGPSEVLVSRKTSSPFLAAMANAAASHVAEQDDVHNGSVFHPATVVFPSALACAQAIGASGEDLLVAAVAGYEVGIRVGEFLGRSHYKVFHTTGTAGTLAAAAAVGHLLKLNPDQMLHAFGSAGTQSAGLWEFLHDAADSKQLHTAHAASTGLMSAYISQAGFTGAEHILEGKQGLAAGMSSDSDPSKLVDRLGTRWALAETSFKYYASCRHTHPAADALLQVILANKLSPSDIAKVETLVHQGAIDVLGPVTDPTTVHQSKFSMGTVLALVAHYQFAGLQEFDQHFHDDAICAFRERVSMTLDPEVDGAYPQRWIGKVKVHLNNGQILDGRVDEPKGDPGNTLSRAEITDKAMRLAAFSGGASPTEMSNAIDLLWNIRKQAKIGFLLPSA; this is translated from the coding sequence ATGACCACTCAACACCTTTCTCGCGAGCTAGCAAGCTTTGCTGCCAATTTACAAGTTGCAGATATTCCAAGTGATGTCATGAACCGAGCCGAGGACCTACTAGTCGATTGGTTTGGTTCTACTATTGCCGGTAAGGGTTCACGCCCAGTCGAACTCATTACTCAGTTTGCGCAAAATATGAGTGGGTTTGATGCAACACACGCTGGCCCCTCTGAAGTTTTAGTTTCTCGAAAAACCTCTAGCCCATTTTTAGCGGCAATGGCCAATGCCGCAGCATCACATGTTGCAGAACAAGACGATGTCCACAATGGTTCAGTTTTTCATCCGGCCACGGTAGTATTTCCATCTGCGCTTGCATGCGCTCAAGCTATTGGCGCATCTGGTGAAGATTTATTGGTTGCCGCAGTAGCAGGCTACGAGGTAGGTATTCGAGTCGGTGAATTTTTAGGGCGTTCTCATTACAAAGTGTTTCATACCACCGGAACGGCTGGCACATTAGCTGCAGCTGCGGCAGTTGGTCACCTTCTCAAACTAAACCCAGATCAGATGCTTCATGCCTTCGGTTCTGCGGGCACGCAGTCAGCGGGCCTCTGGGAGTTTCTGCACGATGCTGCAGATTCCAAGCAATTGCATACGGCACACGCAGCTTCTACTGGCTTAATGTCTGCCTATATTTCGCAAGCCGGCTTTACAGGCGCTGAACATATCCTGGAAGGCAAGCAGGGATTAGCGGCAGGTATGTCAAGCGATAGTGACCCCAGTAAATTGGTTGATCGTTTAGGTACTCGCTGGGCTTTAGCGGAAACAAGCTTTAAGTATTACGCCTCCTGTCGTCATACTCACCCCGCCGCGGATGCCCTACTTCAAGTCATATTGGCAAACAAACTATCGCCAAGCGATATTGCTAAAGTGGAAACCTTGGTTCACCAAGGAGCTATTGATGTATTGGGCCCGGTAACTGACCCTACTACCGTTCATCAGTCTAAGTTCTCTATGGGAACGGTACTCGCTTTGGTTGCACATTACCAATTTGCTGGCTTACAAGAATTTGATCAGCACTTTCATGATGATGCAATCTGTGCCTTCCGTGAGCGCGTCTCTATGACGCTAGATCCAGAGGTGGATGGCGCTTATCCGCAACGTTGGATTGGCAAAGTCAAAGTTCACTTGAACAATGGGCAAATTCTGGATGGTCGGGTAGATGAACCTAAAGGCGACCCTGGCAATACCCTATCTCGCGCAGAGATTACTGATAAAGCAATGCGCTTAGCCGCTTTTAGCGGGGGTGCTAGCCCAACAGAGATGAGCAACGCAATTGATCTCTTGTGGAATATCCGCAAACAAGCCAAGATAGGCTTTCTACTGCCGTCTGCATAA
- a CDS encoding CoA ester lyase: MNPLDTPLGFSTNFLFVPGTRPERFMKALDSGASAVVLDLEDAVAEEDKENARDAIRTAWPSFSPEQKKRLVIRTNSPGSKFYSADLILAQQLEVACLLIPKSESLDQINGAALILPNTAIIPMIETAIGLDKLKEIANSNQVIRLALGNLDLQADLGMVCDRQETELQTARFQIVLASRLAQIAPPIDGVTPSTDDIERITDDAERAKRMGFGGKLCIHPKQVAIVIKAFTPTEEELAWAQRVVEADIASKGGAVKLDGRMIDRPVVLLAKRTLAIAGKH; encoded by the coding sequence ATGAACCCACTTGATACACCATTAGGCTTTAGCACTAACTTTCTATTTGTACCAGGCACTCGTCCTGAACGTTTTATGAAAGCCCTCGATAGTGGTGCCAGCGCCGTTGTCTTGGATCTAGAGGATGCCGTTGCAGAGGAGGATAAAGAAAATGCGCGTGATGCCATTCGTACAGCATGGCCTAGCTTTAGCCCTGAGCAAAAGAAGCGTCTAGTCATTCGTACAAACTCGCCTGGAAGTAAATTTTATTCGGCCGATCTAATCCTTGCTCAACAACTTGAAGTTGCCTGCCTATTAATTCCCAAGAGTGAATCGCTCGACCAAATTAATGGCGCCGCCCTCATACTTCCCAATACCGCAATTATTCCCATGATTGAAACGGCAATTGGGCTGGATAAACTAAAAGAAATTGCAAACTCCAATCAAGTGATTCGTCTTGCTTTGGGTAATTTAGATTTACAAGCGGATCTGGGCATGGTTTGCGATCGCCAAGAGACTGAATTGCAAACAGCTCGGTTTCAGATCGTTTTAGCATCACGACTTGCACAGATTGCCCCTCCTATTGATGGGGTTACACCCTCCACTGACGACATTGAGCGCATTACCGACGACGCAGAACGCGCAAAGCGTATGGGTTTTGGCGGAAAACTCTGTATTCACCCAAAACAAGTGGCTATCGTCATCAAGGCATTTACGCCAACTGAAGAAGAACTAGCCTGGGCCCAACGGGTGGTTGAGGCGGATATAGCCTCCAAGGGCGGCGCTGTAAAACTGGATGGTCGCATGATTGATCGCCCGGTGGTATTACTGGCCAAAAGAACCCTGGCAATTGCTGGTAAACACTAA
- a CDS encoding tripartite tricarboxylate transporter substrate binding protein BugD gives MKLRKSLFAGFYAIATLGFIAGNALAADPYPNKPVTLVVPFAAGGPTDAVARLIAVPMGKELGQTVIVENTVGAGGTIAATRVARSAPDGYMIFIHHMGMATAPALYKKLNFDPMKDFEYIGQVVDVPMVLLGRKNFPPNNFKELETYIKANKDKVTLANAGPGAVSQLCGLLFMSREGVELTTVPYKGTGPALTDLLGGQVDLLCDQTTQTVPYIKDGLVKAYGVTTPKRLPALPNIPTLDEQGLKGFEVKVWHGMYVSKGTPPAVVNKINKALNVALNDPEVKTRLAESNIEIASPAKRTPKGLQEHLEAEINKWGPVIRKAGAYAD, from the coding sequence ATGAAATTACGTAAATCGCTATTTGCCGGTTTCTATGCAATCGCCACCCTAGGATTTATTGCAGGTAATGCGTTAGCTGCAGATCCTTATCCAAATAAGCCCGTCACCTTGGTTGTGCCATTTGCTGCTGGCGGACCTACAGACGCTGTTGCTCGTCTGATTGCCGTGCCTATGGGTAAAGAATTGGGCCAAACCGTTATTGTTGAAAATACTGTTGGTGCTGGTGGCACCATTGCGGCTACCCGTGTTGCGCGCTCCGCTCCAGATGGTTACATGATTTTTATTCATCACATGGGTATGGCTACTGCACCGGCTTTGTATAAAAAATTGAACTTTGATCCGATGAAGGACTTTGAATACATCGGCCAAGTCGTGGATGTGCCAATGGTACTTTTGGGTCGCAAGAACTTCCCACCAAACAACTTTAAAGAATTAGAGACTTACATCAAGGCCAATAAAGATAAAGTGACGCTGGCAAACGCTGGTCCTGGTGCGGTGTCTCAGTTATGCGGCCTTTTATTTATGTCTCGCGAAGGGGTGGAATTAACAACCGTTCCTTACAAAGGAACTGGTCCCGCATTAACCGATTTGCTTGGCGGCCAGGTTGACCTACTCTGCGATCAAACTACACAGACCGTTCCTTATATTAAGGATGGTTTAGTAAAAGCCTATGGTGTTACCACTCCAAAACGCCTGCCAGCCTTACCGAACATACCCACCTTGGATGAGCAGGGCTTGAAAGGTTTTGAAGTAAAAGTTTGGCACGGCATGTATGTCTCTAAAGGCACACCTCCAGCAGTTGTCAATAAAATCAATAAGGCGCTTAATGTTGCTTTAAATGATCCTGAAGTCAAGACTCGTTTAGCAGAGTCCAATATTGAAATTGCTTCACCAGCTAAGAGAACACCAAAAGGCTTACAAGAACATCTTGAAGCTGAGATTAACAAATGGGGCCCTGTAATTCGTAAGGCTGGGGCCTATGCTGATTAA
- a CDS encoding Rap1a/Tai family immunity protein: MKIFTTTFILIASIFSFAPSAFAQKDLPVDDASTAAFVELCKNPDDEQGRSFCFGFGEGVYQGYLANRRPDAKPAICFVNKSETRNEVLQKFLAWTKTNPQFNKEKAAKTLMRFFTDNYPCK; encoded by the coding sequence ATGAAAATATTCACAACAACATTCATACTCATTGCATCCATTTTTTCCTTCGCTCCAAGTGCATTTGCGCAGAAGGATCTCCCAGTGGATGATGCTAGTACCGCTGCCTTTGTTGAGCTCTGCAAAAATCCCGATGATGAGCAAGGCCGCAGTTTTTGTTTTGGCTTTGGCGAGGGCGTATATCAGGGATACTTGGCGAATCGTCGTCCAGATGCTAAGCCAGCGATATGCTTTGTAAATAAGAGTGAGACCCGCAATGAGGTCTTGCAAAAGTTCCTAGCATGGACCAAGACAAACCCTCAGTTTAATAAAGAGAAAGCAGCCAAAACTTTAATGCGTTTCTTTACAGACAATTACCCCTGCAAATAA
- a CDS encoding DUF3300 domain-containing protein, producing the protein MKQKSQQSIPALSKKMGLLTLAIITFGSLLDGCVMNPGPYQESGYYPQGYAQGGGYGGEGYSAGPQTISSEQLQSLVSPIALYPDSLLSLMLLASTYPLEVAEAYNWRTSHASLNGDDLQNALKAQSWNDSVKSLMSFPKAFNMMGRKLEWTQNLGNAYKLQAADTMKAVQALRKMAVQAGTLKSNKQINVTTDVNGNILIGPANTKVVYVPIYNPTLVYGPWPYPEYPPYPIYDPAWGLMTFGVGFMIGDDFWAQPNWNDGTINSTNINASGRIPSRAIIGPANVVNQQRLLNDWKNKATPEERQAARMDGQRANNAFQKDATPEERNQAARLNQEARNDAQMDRANPNVYREAAQENTLRDQARFDGNQDRSRNFDEGGRDGGFGGGHMGGFAGGGGGHMGGFSGGGGHMGGFGGGHMSGFRR; encoded by the coding sequence ATGAAGCAGAAAAGTCAACAAAGTATTCCTGCGCTGAGCAAGAAGATGGGGTTGTTAACGCTGGCAATAATCACTTTCGGATCTCTTCTCGATGGATGCGTTATGAATCCCGGACCTTATCAAGAAAGTGGGTATTACCCTCAGGGTTATGCTCAAGGCGGGGGATATGGTGGTGAGGGCTACAGTGCGGGCCCACAAACTATTTCATCAGAGCAATTGCAGTCACTAGTCTCGCCAATAGCGCTGTATCCCGATTCTTTGCTTTCATTGATGCTGCTGGCCTCAACGTATCCGTTAGAGGTTGCGGAAGCCTATAACTGGCGAACTAGCCATGCTTCATTAAACGGCGACGATCTGCAAAATGCGCTCAAGGCGCAATCTTGGAATGACAGCGTGAAATCTTTAATGTCATTTCCAAAAGCATTCAATATGATGGGTAGAAAATTAGAGTGGACCCAGAATCTAGGTAATGCATATAAGCTCCAGGCAGCAGACACCATGAAAGCAGTTCAAGCTCTCAGAAAAATGGCTGTTCAAGCTGGTACCCTGAAGTCTAATAAGCAAATTAATGTAACCACTGATGTAAACGGAAATATCTTAATTGGCCCAGCTAATACAAAAGTAGTTTATGTCCCAATCTATAACCCCACACTTGTTTATGGGCCATGGCCTTATCCAGAGTACCCACCATACCCTATCTATGACCCTGCTTGGGGTCTGATGACTTTTGGTGTGGGCTTTATGATCGGCGATGATTTTTGGGCGCAACCCAATTGGAATGATGGCACGATTAATTCTACGAATATCAATGCATCTGGGCGCATACCCTCTCGAGCGATTATCGGGCCAGCAAACGTTGTCAACCAGCAGCGCCTGCTGAACGACTGGAAAAATAAAGCCACCCCAGAGGAGAGGCAGGCGGCCAGGATGGATGGCCAACGCGCCAATAACGCTTTTCAGAAGGACGCAACTCCTGAAGAAAGAAATCAGGCGGCGCGTCTAAATCAAGAGGCGCGTAATGATGCGCAGATGGATAGGGCCAATCCCAATGTATATCGCGAGGCCGCCCAAGAAAACACTTTACGAGATCAAGCCCGCTTTGATGGCAACCAAGATCGCTCACGTAACTTTGATGAGGGTGGGCGAGATGGTGGATTTGGCGGTGGTCATATGGGTGGATTTGCCGGCGGTGGTGGCGGACATATGGGCGGATTTAGTGGTGGCGGCGGCCATATGGGCGGTTTTGGTGGTGGCCACATGAGTGGTTTTAGGCGTTAA
- a CDS encoding exo-alpha-sialidase, which produces MSRVIALCFLLLAAVIGFLHIDSRPVWAPFAAPSFQADEVLDEPAVTKAKGSVKTSIPAPQSHWLPDTGAPSVHAASMIALKDGAVRAFWFAGSREGAADVSIYSSVFDPKSSSWSAPIVVMDRISAEKGLSRYIAKLGNPVPTRLADGRLQLFFVTVSIGGWAGSSISAITSHDEGLTWTNPQRLISSPLLNLSTLVKSPNVMFSDGLLGLPAYHEWIGRFGEFLRIDAGQVIDKRRMSSGRGAIQPLVFVNDAQDASAYFRQTRSSGLPKQIPVSHTQNAGQTWQQSEDLAIANPNSAVAGLALKSGARILALNNIENGRYRLVLLMSDAKSGRWQIIEILEDDEALPDTQRKEFSYPYLITVDGDDAHLVYTWDRKKIRHHYFSGAWLKRAYQQVNTAEADAAHQEVQ; this is translated from the coding sequence ATGAGTCGTGTCATTGCTCTTTGTTTTTTGTTGCTTGCTGCAGTGATTGGCTTTCTGCATATTGATAGTCGTCCAGTGTGGGCGCCGTTTGCCGCTCCCTCATTTCAGGCAGACGAAGTGCTTGATGAGCCTGCAGTAACGAAGGCAAAAGGTTCAGTCAAGACTAGTATTCCGGCGCCTCAGTCTCATTGGCTTCCTGATACTGGCGCTCCCTCAGTCCATGCAGCCTCAATGATTGCCCTTAAGGATGGTGCAGTGAGAGCGTTTTGGTTTGCCGGTAGTCGCGAAGGAGCTGCTGATGTATCGATCTACAGCTCCGTATTTGACCCCAAGTCTTCTAGCTGGAGTGCGCCTATTGTTGTGATGGATCGCATTAGTGCGGAGAAGGGGCTTTCACGTTATATCGCTAAGTTGGGCAATCCCGTCCCCACTAGATTGGCTGATGGTCGTCTGCAATTGTTCTTCGTCACCGTCTCTATTGGCGGTTGGGCGGGTAGTTCAATTTCTGCAATAACTTCGCATGATGAAGGTTTGACCTGGACCAATCCACAACGCCTCATTAGCTCACCGTTACTGAATTTAAGCACCCTCGTGAAATCCCCTAATGTGATGTTCTCTGATGGTCTACTAGGCTTACCCGCCTATCATGAGTGGATAGGACGTTTTGGCGAGTTCCTAAGAATAGATGCAGGACAAGTAATTGATAAACGTCGTATGAGCTCTGGACGCGGTGCGATTCAGCCACTCGTATTTGTCAATGACGCGCAAGATGCTAGTGCTTATTTTAGGCAAACACGCAGCTCAGGATTGCCAAAGCAAATTCCTGTTAGCCACACCCAAAATGCAGGTCAAACATGGCAACAGTCAGAGGATCTGGCGATTGCCAACCCTAATTCTGCAGTTGCTGGACTCGCCCTCAAAAGCGGCGCTCGGATTTTGGCTTTAAACAATATTGAAAATGGGCGTTATCGTTTGGTCTTATTAATGAGTGATGCCAAATCTGGGCGGTGGCAAATCATTGAGATATTGGAGGACGATGAAGCTTTGCCAGATACTCAACGAAAAGAATTCTCATACCCTTACTTAATTACCGTTGATGGTGATGATGCGCACTTGGTTTATACCTGGGATCGCAAGAAGATTCGGCATCATTATTTTTCTGGCGCTTGGTTGAAGCGCGCATATCAGCAAGTTAACACCGCTGAAGCAGATGCGGCTCATCAGGAGGTGCAGTAA
- a CDS encoding glycosyltransferase family 39 protein gives MRASFSYRSTLLILLLGVFTYLYGLDSRFAPKNGDEYPYMHIVRMTAESGQWLPLQSEMDGVKNTKPPLIFWQGIASTHWASEWSLANLRWPSVLYTALTAFFLFLAVRRFSGKTQTGILAALVWLSFFATYRYGRPFLADPPEIFWISLPFMAILYWGKSAFESKFFFPLMAGVCFGLALFAKSFAYIVPATFALGLYYWRWRQWSIPQVLIRDLYKLILIAVLALGVFALWFAMDPYPEAVWKEFVMGENAGKFAARQSSYFMDLLRGGDSIWLLILTTIANAGLFSFVLISSLMQCWRTRRFLDLEEVLLLLLIAAFFIVFSLPSQRSGRYLLPVMPAFAALIALYWERLPLWGFRVALLLQLLVFSLLLWIGINLQFSQFMGDVGAWTYSYCHWILMAAGILLTLLGLLNRRFTKTISLAACFLVYCGLTSSLAPLEGRLGRYSVEAISQLQGREVWIPCDYRAKDEEYRLLLPGTKLHGYLAKDASDVATLTSTYPLVAVHTPLNIRPVLCDACQIVGQRMEMRARHTNEEIQEMLMGQVGKHLFVNEYLISTPVANPDLSNLKDVCR, from the coding sequence ATGCGAGCTTCATTTTCTTACCGTTCCACCTTATTGATACTGCTTTTAGGTGTATTTACCTACCTTTATGGTTTGGATAGCCGGTTTGCGCCAAAAAACGGTGATGAGTACCCTTATATGCATATTGTGCGCATGACGGCAGAGTCCGGCCAATGGCTGCCACTGCAGTCTGAAATGGACGGCGTCAAAAATACTAAGCCCCCGCTTATTTTTTGGCAGGGTATTGCTAGTACGCATTGGGCAAGCGAATGGAGTCTGGCTAATTTGCGTTGGCCTAGTGTTTTGTATACCGCGCTTACAGCATTTTTCTTATTTTTAGCGGTCCGACGTTTTAGTGGCAAAACGCAAACTGGAATATTGGCAGCATTAGTTTGGCTTTCCTTTTTTGCAACCTATCGCTATGGTCGACCATTCTTAGCAGATCCCCCGGAAATATTTTGGATATCGCTACCATTTATGGCGATTTTGTATTGGGGTAAGAGTGCGTTTGAATCTAAATTCTTTTTCCCATTGATGGCGGGAGTCTGTTTTGGTCTTGCGCTATTTGCAAAATCTTTTGCCTACATCGTTCCTGCTACTTTTGCTTTGGGACTGTATTACTGGCGCTGGCGGCAGTGGAGTATTCCTCAGGTACTTATCCGCGACCTATATAAATTAATCCTGATTGCCGTACTTGCCCTGGGCGTATTTGCCTTGTGGTTTGCCATGGACCCTTATCCAGAAGCCGTTTGGAAAGAATTTGTAATGGGCGAGAATGCTGGTAAGTTTGCTGCTCGCCAGTCTAGTTATTTCATGGATTTGCTGCGTGGCGGAGACAGTATTTGGCTCTTAATTTTGACGACGATTGCTAATGCGGGCTTATTTAGTTTTGTGTTGATATCGAGTTTGATGCAATGCTGGCGTACACGTCGCTTTCTGGATTTAGAGGAGGTTCTTTTGCTACTGTTGATAGCAGCGTTCTTCATTGTGTTCAGTCTGCCTAGTCAGCGTTCAGGTCGCTACCTTTTGCCAGTGATGCCAGCCTTTGCGGCACTGATTGCCTTGTATTGGGAAAGGTTGCCTTTATGGGGCTTTCGCGTTGCCTTGCTTTTGCAATTACTGGTGTTTTCGCTCTTATTATGGATTGGTATCAATCTTCAGTTCTCACAATTTATGGGTGATGTCGGCGCATGGACTTACTCCTATTGCCATTGGATCCTCATGGCGGCAGGAATATTGCTGACCTTGCTTGGCTTACTGAATCGACGTTTTACTAAAACCATTTCTTTGGCAGCCTGCTTTTTGGTTTATTGCGGGTTGACTAGTAGTCTTGCTCCATTGGAAGGGCGCTTAGGGCGCTACTCGGTAGAAGCGATTTCTCAGCTGCAAGGCAGGGAGGTATGGATTCCTTGTGACTATCGAGCCAAGGATGAAGAGTATCGATTATTGTTGCCAGGTACAAAGCTGCATGGCTATTTAGCTAAAGATGCTAGTGATGTTGCAACTCTGACATCCACCTATCCTCTGGTTGCGGTGCACACTCCTTTAAATATTCGGCCTGTACTCTGTGATGCTTGTCAGATTGTTGGGCAAAGAATGGAGATGAGGGCCCGTCACACTAATGAAGAAATTCAGGAAATGTTGATGGGGCAGGTTGGCAAACATTTATTTGTCAATGAGTACCTAATCTCTACGCCGGTAGCGAACCCAGATTTATCGAACCTAAAGGATGTTTGTAGATGA
- a CDS encoding c-type cytochrome has translation MRAKPLKPAILLSIYIAINHWSGTALAQNNEASNLYKSSLAATCANCHGTDGKGVVDGGMPLINNLTSAQILTQLKAFKSGAREGTIMPQLAKGYSDEQLETIANQLGKK, from the coding sequence ATGCGAGCTAAGCCTTTAAAACCCGCAATCTTGTTGTCAATTTATATTGCCATCAACCATTGGAGTGGTACCGCTCTTGCCCAAAACAACGAGGCAAGCAATTTGTATAAAAGTAGCTTAGCTGCCACCTGCGCAAACTGTCATGGAACGGATGGTAAGGGTGTGGTTGATGGGGGGATGCCGTTGATCAATAACCTCACCAGCGCTCAAATATTGACTCAACTGAAGGCGTTTAAATCTGGCGCACGTGAAGGCACCATCATGCCTCAACTAGCTAAAGGCTACTCAGACGAGCAACTCGAAACCATTGCCAATCAACTTGGCAAAAAATAA
- a CDS encoding NAD(P)/FAD-dependent oxidoreductase — protein MDRRHFIRNSAAGIGLLAGFSGQAKANLQKAEILVIGGGYGGATAAKYLRLFSNNTAKVTLIEPNPTFISCPLSNLVVGGSRTLSDITSSYDNLSKRHGIKIIQDSVASMDPDKKTVKLASGKTLRYDKAVVSPGVTLIMNSIEGLAQANKAGVTLQAWKAGPETAALHKQLASMRDGGTFAISIPEAPYRCPPGPYERACQVANYLKHNKPKSKVLILDANQDVTSKGALFKRVWAEQYPGLIEYLPKHNVTAVDAKTKTVKLEVQDDIKADVLNLLPAMSAGEIAVKTGLANSNGRWVNVNFLNFESTAQKDIHVLGDSIQVAYAMPKSGHMANQHAKVAAAAIVAELSNWEVNPAPVLTNTCYSFVNDREVVHVASVHQYIAAEKTFKPVPGSGGLSPAPSTLEGVYAWGWAHNIWADSLG, from the coding sequence ATGGATCGTCGACACTTTATTAGGAATAGCGCAGCCGGCATCGGTTTGCTTGCTGGCTTCTCGGGCCAAGCGAAGGCCAATTTACAAAAAGCGGAAATCCTCGTCATTGGCGGAGGGTATGGCGGCGCTACCGCTGCCAAGTATTTACGTCTGTTTTCTAATAACACCGCCAAGGTGACTTTGATTGAACCAAACCCTACGTTCATTTCGTGCCCACTTTCAAACTTGGTTGTAGGTGGCTCACGCACCCTCTCTGATATCACCAGCTCGTATGACAATCTCAGCAAACGTCACGGGATCAAGATCATTCAAGATAGTGTCGCCAGCATGGATCCCGATAAGAAAACAGTCAAACTCGCTTCTGGCAAAACCTTGCGCTACGATAAAGCAGTAGTTTCACCTGGCGTCACCTTGATAATGAATAGTATTGAAGGACTAGCGCAAGCTAATAAAGCAGGCGTGACTTTGCAAGCCTGGAAGGCGGGCCCTGAGACTGCCGCCCTACATAAGCAGCTCGCTTCTATGCGTGATGGCGGTACTTTTGCAATCAGCATTCCGGAAGCGCCGTATCGTTGCCCCCCAGGACCTTATGAGCGCGCATGCCAAGTCGCAAACTATCTCAAACACAATAAGCCTAAGTCTAAGGTCCTGATTCTGGATGCCAATCAAGATGTCACCTCAAAGGGGGCTCTATTTAAAAGGGTATGGGCTGAGCAATACCCTGGATTGATTGAGTACCTACCAAAGCACAATGTCACAGCTGTCGATGCAAAAACAAAAACAGTTAAGCTAGAAGTACAAGATGACATTAAAGCGGATGTTTTAAATTTACTTCCCGCCATGAGTGCAGGTGAGATTGCCGTTAAAACGGGCTTGGCCAATTCTAATGGCCGCTGGGTCAATGTGAATTTCCTCAACTTTGAATCTACCGCACAAAAAGATATTCATGTTTTAGGGGATTCGATTCAAGTTGCCTATGCAATGCCTAAATCAGGTCATATGGCTAACCAACACGCCAAGGTAGCTGCTGCCGCAATTGTGGCCGAACTCAGCAATTGGGAAGTAAATCCCGCACCAGTTCTCACCAATACCTGCTATAGCTTTGTAAATGACCGAGAAGTGGTTCACGTTGCTAGCGTCCATCAATACATCGCCGCGGAAAAAACTTTCAAGCCCGTACCAGGCTCTGGTGGCCTATCACCTGCTCCATCGACTTTAGAAGGGGTTTATGCCTGGGGCTGGGCTCACAATATTTGGGCAGACAGCCTGGGTTGA